One window from the genome of Rhodopseudomonas sp. P2A-2r encodes:
- a CDS encoding RNA pyrophosphohydrolase has product MARYEDLPYRTCVGMMLLNPEGLVFIGRRSGGIEHVDETHVWQMPQGGVDPGEDTWEAAKRELYEETSVRSVEKLGEVPDWLIYDIPRTVAGRAWKGRYRGQRQKWFAVRFTGNDSEINVTHPPAGHKAEFVNWRWEPMKNLPELIVPFKRPVYERVVKEFSRLSGK; this is encoded by the coding sequence ATGGCGCGCTACGAAGACCTACCGTACCGAACTTGCGTTGGAATGATGCTGCTTAACCCGGAAGGCCTTGTTTTCATCGGCCGCCGCTCGGGCGGCATCGAGCACGTCGATGAAACCCACGTCTGGCAGATGCCGCAGGGCGGCGTCGATCCCGGGGAGGACACTTGGGAAGCCGCCAAGCGCGAGCTCTATGAGGAAACCAGCGTTCGTTCGGTGGAGAAACTGGGCGAGGTCCCGGACTGGCTGATCTACGACATCCCGCGCACTGTCGCCGGCCGCGCCTGGAAAGGCCGCTACCGCGGCCAGCGCCAGAAGTGGTTTGCCGTGCGCTTCACCGGCAATGACAGCGAGATCAACGTCACTCATCCGCCGGCCGGCCACAAGGCCGAGTTCGTGAACTGGCGATGGGAGCCGATGAAGAATCTGCCGGAGCTGATCGTGCCGTTCAAGCGTCCGGTTTACGAACGGGTGGTGAAGGAATTTTCCCGGTTGTCGGGTAAATAA
- a CDS encoding RNA pyrophosphohydrolase: MTEKPYRPNVGVALFNADGLVLIGRRFKDDGPEIILPGLEWQMPQGGIDAGENPRDAAMRELWEETGVVNADYLDETDWLTYDFIPFDDPTHRFGKFRGQRQKWFALRFTGRDDEVDPLATRNGQPAEFDSWRWEKLDGVADLVVPFRREVYRAVAERFAKFV, from the coding sequence ATGACCGAGAAGCCCTATCGCCCCAATGTCGGGGTCGCGCTGTTTAATGCGGATGGTCTGGTCCTGATCGGGCGGCGCTTCAAGGACGATGGCCCCGAGATCATCCTGCCCGGGCTGGAATGGCAGATGCCCCAGGGCGGCATCGACGCCGGCGAGAATCCACGCGACGCGGCGATGCGCGAGTTGTGGGAAGAGACCGGCGTGGTCAACGCCGATTATCTCGATGAGACGGACTGGCTGACCTACGACTTCATCCCGTTCGACGATCCGACGCACCGCTTCGGAAAATTCCGCGGCCAGCGCCAGAAATGGTTCGCGCTGCGCTTCACCGGCCGCGACGACGAGGTCGACCCGCTGGCGACACGCAACGGCCAGCCGGCCGAGTTCGATTCATGGCGTTGGGAGAAACTCGACGGCGTCGCTGACTTGGTCGTTCCGTTCCGTCGCGAGGTGTATCGCGCGGTGGCGGAGCGATTTGCGAAATTTGTGTGA
- a CDS encoding divergent polysaccharide deacetylase family protein, which produces MALSTDDLSTPLGQKSTRKRRFRLPFTATQALAVILGLFLVGFVGFAIFNDDPMGGEPSVRVAIAPGKPAGEKAAAAPPAKAEAKHDSEPAKAAATAGQKTVTIIDGSSGARHDVVLPADGSGKSEPDGPLAAPTGIVPRLLEKTRYGMVPVAADGLKPLTAYAAGSDADRAKGAQVPSIAIVIGGLGVGAAKTTDAIMKLPAAVTLGFTPYGSDPGKLVERARAQHHEVLLQVPMEPFDYPDNDPGPQTLLATASTEQNLDRLMWHMSRFQGYVGIANFMGARFVATDTAMQPVIGDAAKRGLGYFDDGSTPRSTAGVVAEALAMPFARADLTIDAVPSSAEIDRALAKLETLAKERGTAIGAASALPISIERIGAWAKALESRGVLLVPLTTAMLKSKSS; this is translated from the coding sequence ATGGCATTGTCGACGGACGATCTGAGCACCCCGCTTGGACAAAAATCGACGCGCAAGCGGCGGTTCCGGCTGCCGTTCACGGCCACGCAGGCGCTCGCCGTGATCCTTGGCCTGTTTCTGGTCGGCTTCGTCGGCTTTGCCATTTTCAACGACGATCCGATGGGCGGCGAACCAAGCGTCCGCGTCGCGATCGCTCCGGGCAAACCGGCCGGCGAGAAAGCTGCTGCCGCTCCGCCGGCAAAGGCCGAAGCGAAGCATGACAGCGAGCCGGCCAAGGCAGCCGCCACCGCAGGGCAGAAGACCGTCACCATCATCGACGGGTCGAGCGGCGCCCGCCACGATGTCGTCCTGCCCGCCGACGGAAGCGGCAAAAGCGAGCCGGATGGCCCGCTCGCAGCGCCCACGGGAATCGTTCCCCGCCTGCTGGAGAAGACTCGCTACGGCATGGTCCCGGTGGCGGCAGATGGATTGAAGCCACTCACCGCCTATGCCGCCGGCTCCGATGCCGACCGCGCCAAGGGTGCGCAGGTTCCGAGCATTGCCATCGTGATCGGCGGTCTCGGCGTCGGCGCGGCGAAGACCACCGATGCGATCATGAAGCTGCCGGCAGCGGTCACGCTGGGCTTCACGCCCTACGGTTCGGACCCCGGCAAATTGGTGGAGCGCGCCCGCGCCCAGCACCACGAAGTGCTGCTGCAGGTGCCGATGGAGCCGTTCGACTATCCCGACAACGACCCCGGCCCGCAGACCCTGCTGGCCACCGCCAGCACCGAACAGAATCTCGACCGGCTGATGTGGCACATGAGCCGATTCCAGGGCTATGTCGGAATTGCCAATTTCATGGGCGCGCGTTTTGTCGCCACCGATACCGCGATGCAGCCCGTGATTGGCGACGCCGCCAAGCGCGGGCTCGGTTACTTCGATGACGGATCGACGCCCCGCAGCACCGCCGGGGTTGTCGCCGAGGCGCTGGCCATGCCGTTCGCGCGCGCCGACCTCACCATCGACGCGGTGCCGAGTTCGGCGGAGATCGACCGCGCGCTGGCCAAGCTCGAGACCCTGGCAAAAGAGCGCGGCACGGCGATCGGCGCCGCCTCGGCGCTGCCGATCTCCATCGAGCGCATCGGAGCCTGGGCCAAAGCGCTGGAGAGCCGCGGTGTGTTGCTTGTGCCATTGACAACAGCCATGCTGAAATCAAAATCAAGCTAG
- a CDS encoding S41 family peptidase: MMRKTSIILLSAATGAALTLFVTQPRAVFMGTSARAATSDTYRQLNLFGDVFERVRSDYVEKPDDSKLVESAISGMLTGLDPHSSYMDAKSFRDMQVQTRGEFGGLGIEVTMEDGLIKVVSPIDDTPASKAGIMANDIITSLDDEAVQGLTLNQAVEKMRGQVNTKIKLKIVRKGKDDPLDVTLVRDNIRVRSVRARVESDDIAYIRITTFNEQTTEGLKREIAALTTQIGADKIKGFIIDLRNNPGGLLEEAVTVSDAFLERGEIVSTRGRNAEETQRRTAHAGDLTKGKPVVVLINGGSASASEIVAGALQDHKRATTIGTRSFGKGSVQTIIPLGSGNGALRLTTARYFTPSGKSIQAKGIVPDIEITQDVPDELKSRTDTKGEASLRGHLKNDGDEKTGSQSYVPPDVKDDKALKAAADLLHGIKVTANTTAPAAADTAKAADPKAKPADDTPASKKN, encoded by the coding sequence ATGATGCGCAAGACTTCAATAATCCTGCTGAGTGCTGCCACCGGCGCCGCCTTGACGCTGTTCGTGACCCAGCCGCGCGCTGTGTTCATGGGGACGAGCGCACGCGCTGCCACGTCCGATACCTATCGCCAGCTCAATCTGTTCGGCGATGTGTTCGAACGGGTGCGCAGCGACTATGTCGAGAAGCCCGATGACAGCAAGCTGGTGGAGTCGGCGATTTCCGGCATGCTCACCGGCCTCGATCCGCATTCGAGCTACATGGACGCCAAGAGCTTCCGCGACATGCAGGTGCAGACCCGCGGCGAATTCGGCGGCCTCGGCATCGAAGTCACCATGGAAGACGGCCTGATCAAGGTGGTGTCGCCGATCGACGATACGCCGGCGTCGAAGGCCGGCATCATGGCCAATGATATCATCACCAGCCTCGACGACGAAGCCGTGCAGGGCCTCACTTTGAACCAGGCCGTCGAGAAGATGCGCGGCCAGGTCAATACCAAGATCAAGCTGAAGATCGTCCGCAAGGGCAAGGACGATCCGCTCGACGTCACCCTGGTGCGTGACAACATCCGCGTCCGCTCGGTGCGCGCGCGCGTGGAAAGCGATGACATCGCCTATATCCGCATCACCACCTTCAACGAGCAGACCACTGAAGGCCTGAAGCGCGAGATCGCGGCGCTGACCACGCAGATCGGCGCCGACAAGATCAAGGGCTTCATCATCGATCTCCGCAACAATCCGGGCGGCTTGCTTGAAGAAGCCGTCACCGTCTCGGATGCGTTCCTGGAGCGCGGCGAGATCGTTTCGACCCGCGGTCGCAACGCCGAGGAAACCCAGCGCCGCACCGCGCACGCAGGCGATCTCACCAAGGGCAAGCCGGTGGTCGTGCTGATCAACGGCGGCTCCGCCTCGGCGTCGGAAATCGTCGCCGGCGCATTGCAGGACCATAAGCGCGCCACCACCATCGGCACGCGTTCGTTCGGCAAGGGATCGGTGCAGACCATCATCCCGCTCGGCTCCGGCAACGGCGCGCTCCGCCTCACCACGGCGCGCTACTTCACGCCGTCGGGCAAGTCGATCCAGGCCAAGGGCATCGTGCCCGACATCGAGATCACCCAGGATGTGCCCGACGAATTGAAGTCGCGCACTGATACCAAGGGCGAAGCCTCGCTGCGCGGCCACTTGAAGAACGACGGCGACGAGAAGACCGGCTCGCAGTCCTACGTGCCGCCGGACGTCAAGGACGACAAGGCGCTGAAGGCGGCGGCCGACCTGCTGCACGGCATCAAGGTCACCGCCAACACCACCGCGCCGGCAGCGGCCGATACGGCCAAGGCAGCCGACCCCAAGGCGAAGCCGGCCGACGATACGCCGGCCAGCAAGAAGAACTGA